The genomic interval TTGGAGGCCATAGGTTGAAAACTCCCATCTCACCAGTTGTGTAGTTGGACAAGTCTTCTTTTATCCTAAATCTTTGGGTGTTGACCCTGTGTGTTTGTCCGAGCAGACAACCAATGAACTTACACCTAGaagtataaagtatatatatatatatacatgtagcTGCAAGGAATAAGGAAGTGTCTATTTTTTGACCAGACAAATGGAAGAGAGACTTGTCTTTGTGatattgtgtgttttgtgtaCCACGTCAGAATGTCTAATCTTGCCATTCATCGTTTACTGTGCTGTAGTTTTAATGTTATCTGTTTGCTGCAGGTATCATAAAAATAACCTGAGCAAAGAAGAATTGGAAGCAGTCATTGTGGGCTTACAGAAGAAGGTTAAGATCCTTCAGCAGCGACACCGCCGGCAGGTAGAAAAGCTGGCAGCCATGGAGACCATTGTAAAGCAGCTGAAGAAGGAGAATCTCATTTCTGAGGAGAAGCTGAAAATGCTAGAAATGGTAAGAAATCTCTTCAGATGACTCTTTGGAAAGCTAAATTGTTAGGAGCAGAGGTTTtcctgattttctttgtaaagtacTCGACATTAAacaactgtttttaatttttctttctttgtagatTCAACAAAACAGgcagaaaactgaaaagaaggAATGTAAAGCTAAATTTACAAATGTAGTTCGTGTCAGTTTGAGCCGAGTTTGCCTAGCTTTTCTCTCACTTGAGTTGTTTTTAGAtgcactactggtcaaaagtgttagaacacctcagttaatccagtatttctttaaatttaatcagttgaaatgcaatgaatggcctAAAATGTTGAAAAGGTAAGCCGTAAACTGCAAgaggtttaaattttaaagtttaggttagcaaaaagtgaaataaaacacattatctatctatctctctatctatctatctatctctctatctatctcagaatattacaaataggccttcttcatcaataacatttatttatacagtatagcacagtttcatacaaatgtagctcaaagtgctttacatgatgaagaaagagaaaaaagtaagaattaaaatcagacaaaaaaaatagaaaaaataaaatctgcaggaggccacgagaccacccagcaccctctaggaattctacctaacataaatgatcagtcctcattgtattcagggttctcatggaaggacttgatgatgatgatggtcacatggaCTTATGGCCTTTAATGAATCAATGTAGGGACGTCATGgtgttttgatcaggtggtggtgcagatcacaatcacagaaaaccagaaagagaagagaagagggagcaggggttagtatggattttggagccaccatgaatagtaatgataattaattgaatatacagagcatcagaattaaactaaaatgaagttatgagaaagccatgttaaagtaatgtgtttttagaagtgttttttttaaagtgctccaccatatcagcctggcgaatttctattgtcaagctattccagattttaggtgcataacagcagaaggcccacccgcctcaccacttcttttaagtttagctcttggaattctaagcagacactcatttaaagatctaaggtgacaatttggaatataagatgtcagacactccgatatataagatggagcgagattatttaaggctttgtaaaccataagcagtattttaaagtcaattctgaatgagaCAGGTAACCAGGCAACAGTTgctcttcagggaacaactaataagtTTCAACCTACAGATATTTTGTAGCAATTCAAATAAATGAAGCATTGCAAGTTGAAGCAGACAGTTTTCACAGGTGTCTCAACTTCTGTTGAATACCTAAAGCCAAGCCCATGTgtttgtcttaaagcagagttggaacagactgttactacaccctctgaagtacgacttggacaatattccagtaataatggcaagaaaatggcaattaacaaatgaaatgagacagagcattagtacccttagaagtgtaggccttttgtttagagaaattgcaacaaaaataaatcaagtgtCACTGAGTATGGTGGTGTCCTACACACTCCAAAGGCAACTAGAAATTGGAAGACGTtcagataggaagagatctggcagagccaaagtcacaagccaatcagaagaccaGTTTAtaagggtcaccagcttgtgtgctaggcgcctcacagcacaacagattcaagcacagcttaacagtggtttggaACAACAAGACTTTGTGCTGCAcgtttgacagggtgagtggcagtaagaaagccattccttaaaggacgaAATAGAGCCTTGAAATATCGAGTGTGGTTTACTGCCGACTgtaagaaagtcttatggaccgatgGTCAAAGTTTGAAATCTTCGATTCATCACACGAGTTGaagaaaggatggttcctcagtgtgtgacaccagctGTCAAACACGGAGGAGGAGTGTGATAGTCTGAGGTTGTTTTGCTGTAGGCAAATTTGGTGGTCAAAGGGTTACCTCAGTATTTTGCAGCACCACGCAATACCTTCTGGTCTGCATCATGTAGGTCAGTGGTTCATcatacagcaagacaatgaccccaaacacgcCTCCAGGGTATGTCAGAACTACGTTAAAAGTACAAGAAGGTACACTTTAAAACATGGAATGTTTAGCACAGTCTCCAGACTTAAACCTCATTGAGTTAGTTTGTGGTAAGCTGGACAGAAGGGTGAAAGGAAAGCAACCGACAAGTGCAACAGATTTGTGGGAACTTCTGCAATGGTGTTGGGAAGATCTTACTggccaatagaaaaaaaatgccacATGTGTGTTTGGCTTGTTacatcagcaaaaggtggctactttgatgaatcaaaagtTTGAATAAAACTCTTTACACTTAATGATTGCtcgacttcttttttttttttttgtatttgccattgtttatttgttctatgcaaTGATTTGATGAAACatttacattaaactgcatgcatttccataaaaactgaggtgTGTTTAAAcgtttgaccagtagtgtatcacaggtgtcaaactccaggcctggagggccgcagtgggtgcaggttttctttctaacccttttcctaatcagtgtcaaGTTTTCAATGCTAGTTAAGttcttctccattcattttaattgctttgtttttaaggattaagtcttctgaattgattttcttcattaaatgacagccaaacagaaatgagacatgaaatgaagCCAACGGATgagcagctaaattggggcttcaaactccaaccagttccttaatgagaagctgattcttgctgttaattaaacccgttattgaattccatggcttgttgctgctctctttttgccacagcagacatttccaaaactgttaatattctgtttttttttctaagagctcctaaaatgttttggtaacctgagggatgaACCTTActcagaccttcatctttattttcagattttgtttgatgggtacaggtgagctggtcatgtcctgcttgttttatatctcattactgtctggctgctaattaaggaaaaaacaactaagaggcctgagttaagctaattaaagctaaggctaaagaagttaattagcatcaaaaactggtcactaattaagaagatggttagaataaaaacctgtagccactgcgaccctccaggactggagttcgacacccctggttgTAGATAGTGCTTGTGTTGCAGTTTAACCAAACTTTAAAGGTTtgcattttagcaaatgtttAAAGTGTGCCTCCAGTTAATTACAAATTATGAACTGTGTGAGCTTTTAAATCAGTACATGCAGTGTTGGGcgattcaaaattcttttttttttttttgttaaaaatatttttaataaggaAGATAAGCTTAGAGTTAAAATTcgataaaatatttttcatctgTCTTATTTATACAGTACTAGACAAGCCTTGTGGCCTATCTCGGAGCATGTAGTCTCTTGGCGAAACACCAGAACAGCCGCCAACCCCTCTGCACTTCGCTATGTCCTATGTCCCTTTGAATTAGACATGCAGTAATTATTAGCAATGTGTGAGTAAATACATTGTGCGCAGATGTCTACCTGGTAAGTGAAGCCAAGGAGGAAAATGTGTTAGCTGCTGCCAAAGAGATAATGCTAAAGAAACAATGCACATCATAGAGGCATTGATAGACGCACTATAATTTGCTACTACCACATTATTTATGTTTAACTTGGGTATGGGAGTGATACATGACACTTAATATACACTACATTGACACAGAATGGCAATTTACACAGTAAAGGGTTCCAAACTGCTTTTTCTTCCACGGAGGATCACACGACAGAAACCTCATAACAATGCTCAAGAACACCTTGTGATCCTGGGGCTTCGTGAGAACCATAGAGAGCAGATCGAGCATTGTGTGGGCTTGTCTGCAGTGCTTCagacacataaaatatttttttttttgttcatgtttatttgtttgcctgactgcctttatccaaagcagcttTCTTGCAGCAATTGAGTTGCATTTGGTTACATTCCCATTGTTATTTCTATTTGGAGCACTGGCAGTTTCAGTAACTTGCTCAGTTACACACAGTATCAGAAGCGAGGTTTGAACCCACTATCTCAGGGTCTGATCTGTAAAGAGTTGACCACAACgcagtccagatgacatactgcCTTCAGTTACACCCTGGGAGCATTTTTCAGTAATCTCCACCTGGTGATTCcccaaaatagaagaaaaaaaaaaaaaaaaaagaaattagggCCGGGCAGTCAGTTTTTCACCAAATCCCACAGATAACTTCTAAAAAGTGATAGAAtctgtgtttgtgtgaaatttaaacatatttagaaaCTGGGGGGGGGTATGCAGTGCGTAAAACGAATATTTCTCATGTACAAGTAATGTCAGATCAGTTTTTTCACCTAGGGGGGTGCTCCTAGACATGCCAACTGTACCTGTCTAAAGTTTCATGttgataacacaaagaaataaacagttgCAGCATTTGGCACCAAGGGGGTCCCTCTGCCCAATCCAAAGCCTCTTAAAACAAGGATCAAGGTTCAGGTCAATTTTATTGCACAAAAAAGTGTTCTGTAAAATCAGTGCTAAAAGCATTTGTCCTGAGCAGTACAGACACATCTTGCGTAAGTGTTCCACCCAGGGATTACTCTgcctgtaaaagtgccaacagcatcCGTGCTGAGCATTGCTCGAGAAATGATCTACTCGCTCGAGTGCTACCCAAGCAACAGTACAGACACATCTTCTCTTGGCCTCATAATGACGTCTTGTAATAAACGTCTTTCAGCAGCCCGGGTGTTGCACTCTCTTGACAATGATACAcacagtgatgacaaagtgaaccTGTTATCAGTTTGAAACGTGCAATACAGTGAAATTGATTGTGATGAATCTGAAACTGATGCTCATGTCAGTCGCACATGTGCTGTTCACAAGCTGATGAGTCTGGAAAGGAAATCCACAAGGATTGACACTACTATTGTCACGGCTGTGAtgttggattgtgtatttcaccgtGCTTCAATATATACCACACAAGCaacagtatatacggtattagaattatttttattattgctatttgtATCAC from Polypterus senegalus isolate Bchr_013 unplaced genomic scaffold, ASM1683550v1 scaffold_303, whole genome shotgun sequence carries:
- the LOC120521977 gene encoding THAP domain-containing protein 5-like → MLSVCCRYHKNNLSKEELEAVIVGLQKKVKILQQRHRRQVEKLAAMETIVKQLKKENLISEEKLKMLEMAYLQAHGMVTETGDALAIICEDDKTTYLYTVPQSDEDEENVINMSDEQLISLSQDQSI